The following are from one region of the [Limnothrix rosea] IAM M-220 genome:
- a CDS encoding D-alanine--D-alanine ligase family protein → MTTQRVGLLFGGKSGEHEVSIVSAQAIASAFQMGENPAKYELLPFYIDKGGIWHDPDFSSDILKSGKSVDPETVDPAARWQFPAAAPTVDVWFPIIHGPNGEDGTLQGLLTLMEKPFVGSNVLGSSAGMDKLAMKMIFAQASLAQVDYVGVLRSEVWSSPCVFPKICDNVEAKLNYPMFVKPANLGSSVGISKVRTRAELEAALDLAAKYDRRIIVEAGVNAREVECAVLGNSNPKASVVGEICFESDFYDYETKYTDGQSSMKIPAELPADIVEKVQEGAIAAFQALDCAGIGRVDFFYVEETGDVLINEINTLPGFTSLSMYPQLWKNTGITFDKLVDQLIRFALEDR, encoded by the coding sequence ATGACGACACAACGGGTTGGGTTACTTTTTGGGGGGAAATCCGGTGAACATGAGGTTTCCATTGTCTCAGCTCAGGCGATCGCCAGTGCCTTTCAAATGGGCGAAAATCCCGCAAAATATGAGCTTCTACCTTTCTACATCGATAAGGGTGGCATTTGGCATGACCCAGATTTTTCGAGTGACATTTTAAAATCAGGCAAGTCCGTTGACCCTGAAACCGTTGACCCTGCTGCCCGTTGGCAATTTCCTGCCGCTGCGCCCACGGTAGATGTGTGGTTCCCGATTATTCATGGCCCCAATGGTGAAGATGGCACATTGCAGGGTTTGTTGACCCTCATGGAAAAGCCCTTTGTGGGCAGTAATGTCCTCGGCTCTTCTGCTGGCATGGACAAACTTGCGATGAAAATGATCTTTGCTCAAGCGAGTTTGGCGCAGGTGGATTATGTTGGTGTGTTGCGCTCGGAAGTGTGGTCTAGCCCTTGTGTTTTTCCGAAAATATGCGACAACGTTGAAGCAAAATTAAATTATCCGATGTTCGTTAAACCCGCTAATCTCGGCTCTTCTGTGGGGATCAGTAAAGTGCGTACCCGTGCTGAACTCGAAGCTGCCTTAGATCTCGCGGCAAAGTATGACCGTCGTATTATTGTCGAGGCGGGTGTGAATGCCCGTGAGGTGGAATGTGCGGTGCTGGGCAACAGTAATCCCAAGGCTTCGGTGGTGGGTGAAATCTGCTTTGAGAGTGATTTTTACGATTACGAAACGAAGTACACCGATGGTCAATCCAGTATGAAAATCCCGGCTGAGTTGCCCGCTGATATTGTTGAAAAAGTCCAAGAGGGGGCGATCGCCGCTTTTCAGGCATTAGACTGTGCGGGGATTGGGCGGGTTGATTTTTTCTATGTCGAAGAAACAGGCGATGTATTGATCAATGAAATTAATACGTTACCCGGTTTTACGTCTCTGAGTATGTATCCCCAGCTCTGGAAAAATACAGGCATTACCTTTGATAAATTAGTGGATCAGCTGATTCGATTTGCTTTAGAAGATCGTTAA
- a CDS encoding DUF3419 family protein: MSKKFAEIRYSQCWEDTDVMLAALDVQPFHTCLSIASGGDNTLALLSCKPKKVIAIDFSLAQIACLELRAAAYQNLSHQEMLWLVTSAVNVESKLRLDLFSRCRADLSPTVQKFWGDRRSILENGLMSGGKFERYLTLFRRRILPLIHSKRILDELFQQGNYHQREIWFEKSWNTWRWQWIFRLFFSRFVMGKLGRDPSFFKYVEENVAAAILQRANSALVKHNPQENSYLQWIATGNYQTALPFALRPENFELIRANLDRLEIHHSSLSNFLKNQPFTIINRFNLSNIFEWISLEDYQKLLNQILNISTKNTRLVYWNLLVDRHSKLIEFPMRVNKPLNKPLSLGDVVQAEGVSSSRITDGELTPNPCQEGNLVRRSPLSSQTELAEKLYQESRIFFYKRLVIEDVES; this comes from the coding sequence ATGTCTAAAAAATTTGCAGAGATTCGTTATTCGCAGTGTTGGGAAGATACGGATGTCATGCTTGCTGCGCTAGACGTGCAGCCTTTTCATACTTGTCTTTCTATTGCGTCGGGTGGCGATAATACGCTGGCATTACTAAGCTGTAAACCGAAAAAAGTTATTGCAATAGATTTTAGTTTGGCGCAGATTGCTTGTTTAGAATTGCGTGCTGCTGCCTATCAAAATTTAAGCCATCAAGAAATGCTTTGGCTCGTGACTTCTGCGGTAAATGTCGAGTCAAAATTGCGGCTAGATTTGTTTTCTCGGTGTCGTGCTGATTTGTCTCCTACTGTCCAAAAGTTTTGGGGCGATCGCCGCAGTATTCTCGAAAATGGCTTAATGTCTGGTGGTAAATTTGAGCGCTATTTGACTCTTTTTCGCCGGCGAATATTGCCCTTGATTCATTCCAAAAGAATTCTTGATGAATTATTTCAACAGGGCAATTATCATCAACGAGAAATTTGGTTTGAGAAATCTTGGAATACATGGCGTTGGCAATGGATTTTCAGGTTATTTTTTTCGCGGTTTGTAATGGGAAAACTAGGGCGAGATCCAAGCTTTTTTAAATATGTCGAAGAAAATGTTGCCGCTGCAATTTTACAACGGGCTAATTCTGCTTTAGTGAAACATAATCCCCAAGAAAATTCTTACTTACAGTGGATTGCGACAGGCAATTACCAAACAGCTTTACCCTTTGCCCTACGACCAGAAAATTTTGAGTTGATTCGAGCAAACCTAGACCGTCTTGAGATCCACCACTCTAGTCTCAGTAATTTTCTGAAAAATCAGCCTTTTACCATAATTAATCGCTTTAATCTTAGTAATATTTTTGAGTGGATATCCCTCGAAGATTACCAAAAATTACTCAATCAAATCCTAAACATTAGTACAAAAAATACCCGCCTCGTCTACTGGAATTTACTCGTAGATAGACATAGCAAATTAATTGAATTTCCCATGAGAGTAAATAAGCCTTTAAACAAACCTCTTTCCTTGGGGGATGTGGTTCAGGCAGAAGGGGTTTCGAGCAGCCGCATAACCGACGGAGAACTCACCCCTAACCCGTGCCAAGAGGGGAATTTAGTCAGGCGATCGCCTTTGAGTTCCCAAACAGAATTAGCCGAAAAACTCTACCAAGAAAGCCGAATTTTCTTTTATAAACGCTTAGTGATTGAAGATGTGGAAAGTTAA
- a CDS encoding PEP/pyruvate-binding domain-containing protein, translating into MKLTWLDDIQINQTEVGGKALAIAQLRQANFSIPNGFVLSDLEFISCQKLVADNIHSQEEKTNHSLDLQLSINNQAVIQKAIATLCPNNELLAVRSSAIGEDSNIASFAGQFKSILNVRVENIEAEILKVWQSASDNTVKSYRQTKHLQIQPMAILIQPMIAAEIAGVAFSRDPISAEQNIIINAVRGLGDRLMAGDITGQNYVINRLNNIIESPQESPILDNKKILEITSLVRQIEQYFGQPQDIEWAIAANQLYLLQARPITTLHNLLEVDGIFQLWDNSNIIESYSGITTPLTFSFARKAYTEVYQQFCFFMGVSPQKISQKRTVFQNMIGFIQGRIYYNLLNWYRVLAMLPALKLNAGFMEQMMGVKEELPKNFIKEIQAEAEIKNWGDRRQSFQTILVLFFNFFTLESRIKKYYQRIETVVTPTKNLTPPIDMNLWRADELVNHYRTVEEKLLAHWDAPLINDFFAMIFYGLLRTTTEKWCGDQTNSLHNALIASTENVVSAEPLKLMHEMAAELQALDIEILAKGSLKEIQQWLKKQPEFTLKYQVYLEKFGDRCLGELKLESPTLRDQPLSLFRSIAQLAQIPNIKNTSNKSMQVEAEVTAFSTLKNNIFKRFIFYWILKNTRRLIRNRENLRFERTKVFGLARRIFMQLGKRLSQINRLNSDEDIFYLEVEEIMGFVSGTATCQNLQGLVDLRRQEYQMYQQTSVPGDRFSTRGIVYQGNQFQASAPAEMPTSNLYQQGKSCAVGRAQGEVRIVKNPQQFLQQCSHNAGAGYILVAESTDPGWVLLFPHAAGLLVERGSVLSHVAIVCRELGLPMITDLVGITQWLHDGDRVEIDGATGKIYKLETEAIAPSNVSRKYV; encoded by the coding sequence ATGAAACTCACTTGGCTAGATGATATTCAGATTAATCAAACAGAGGTGGGTGGCAAAGCGTTGGCGATCGCCCAATTACGACAGGCTAATTTTTCTATACCCAATGGATTTGTCTTATCGGACTTAGAGTTTATTAGTTGTCAGAAATTAGTTGCCGATAATATCCATAGTCAAGAAGAAAAAACTAATCATTCATTAGATCTACAGCTTTCTATTAATAATCAAGCTGTAATTCAAAAGGCGATCGCCACGCTCTGCCCAAATAATGAACTTTTAGCTGTGCGTTCTTCTGCCATTGGTGAAGATAGTAATATTGCTTCCTTTGCAGGTCAATTTAAAAGTATTTTAAATGTTCGAGTAGAAAATATTGAAGCAGAAATTCTTAAAGTATGGCAATCGGCATCAGACAATACTGTCAAAAGTTATCGCCAGACTAAACATCTTCAGATTCAACCGATGGCTATTTTAATTCAGCCGATGATTGCCGCAGAAATAGCAGGGGTTGCCTTTAGCCGGGATCCAATTTCTGCTGAGCAAAATATTATTATCAATGCGGTGAGAGGTTTAGGCGATCGCCTAATGGCAGGGGACATAACCGGTCAAAACTATGTTATAAATCGACTTAATAATATTATCGAATCGCCTCAAGAGTCACCCATTTTAGATAATAAAAAAATACTAGAAATTACGAGTTTAGTTCGTCAAATTGAGCAATATTTTGGGCAACCCCAAGATATAGAATGGGCGATCGCCGCAAACCAGCTTTATTTATTACAAGCACGACCGATTACAACGCTCCATAATTTACTTGAGGTCGATGGTATTTTCCAGCTTTGGGATAATAGCAATATCATTGAAAGTTACAGCGGTATTACCACACCTCTAACTTTTTCTTTCGCTCGTAAAGCCTATACTGAGGTGTATCAACAGTTTTGCTTTTTTATGGGAGTCTCTCCACAAAAAATCTCCCAAAAGCGCACTGTATTTCAGAATATGATTGGCTTTATTCAAGGTCGAATTTATTATAATCTATTGAATTGGTATCGAGTCCTTGCGATGCTCCCAGCCCTAAAGCTTAATGCCGGTTTTATGGAGCAAATGATGGGTGTTAAGGAAGAATTGCCAAAAAATTTTATTAAAGAAATTCAAGCGGAAGCAGAAATCAAAAACTGGGGCGATCGCCGCCAATCTTTTCAGACAATTTTGGTTTTATTTTTTAATTTTTTTACTCTCGAAAGTCGCATCAAAAAATACTACCAGCGTATCGAAACGGTTGTAACGCCAACTAAAAATTTGACTCCGCCGATCGATATGAATTTGTGGCGCGCCGATGAATTGGTCAATCACTATCGTACGGTAGAAGAAAAATTATTAGCCCATTGGGATGCCCCACTGATTAATGATTTCTTTGCCATGATTTTCTATGGTTTACTACGTACAACTACCGAGAAATGGTGTGGTGACCAAACAAATTCGTTACATAATGCCTTAATCGCTTCGACCGAAAATGTTGTTAGTGCAGAACCTTTAAAATTAATGCATGAGATGGCAGCAGAGCTACAGGCTTTAGATATCGAAATTTTAGCAAAGGGAAGTCTCAAAGAGATTCAGCAATGGTTAAAAAAACAGCCTGAATTTACTTTAAAATATCAAGTGTATCTAGAAAAGTTTGGCGATCGCTGCCTAGGAGAGCTGAAACTAGAAAGCCCAACTTTACGAGATCAACCTTTATCTTTATTTCGATCTATTGCGCAGCTAGCCCAGATTCCTAACATCAAAAATACTTCCAACAAATCTATGCAAGTAGAGGCAGAAGTCACCGCATTTTCTACTTTAAAAAATAATATTTTTAAGCGATTTATTTTTTATTGGATTTTAAAAAATACAAGGAGACTAATTCGTAACCGTGAAAATTTACGCTTTGAGCGCACTAAAGTTTTTGGTCTTGCTCGCCGAATTTTTATGCAGTTAGGAAAACGTTTATCACAGATCAATCGGCTAAATTCTGACGAAGATATTTTTTATTTAGAAGTCGAAGAAATAATGGGTTTTGTGAGCGGCACTGCAACTTGCCAAAATCTTCAAGGATTAGTTGATTTACGCCGACAGGAATATCAAATGTATCAGCAAACATCAGTTCCCGGCGATCGCTTTTCGACTAGGGGCATCGTGTATCAGGGCAATCAATTTCAGGCATCAGCACCCGCAGAAATGCCAACCTCAAACCTCTACCAACAAGGCAAAAGTTGTGCGGTTGGTCGGGCACAAGGCGAAGTGCGTATCGTTAAAAATCCGCAGCAATTTCTGCAACAATGCTCCCACAATGCAGGTGCTGGCTATATTCTGGTGGCAGAGTCCACAGATCCGGGTTGGGTATTGCTCTTTCCCCACGCGGCGGGTTTGCTCGTAGAACGGGGGAGTGTTTTGTCCCATGTGGCCATTGTCTGTCGTGAGCTAGGGTTGCCGATGATTACGGATTTGGTGGGTATCACGCAGTGGTTACATGATGGCGATCGCGTTGAGATAGATGGTGCAACGGGTAAAATTTATAAACTGGAAACTGAGGCGATCGCCCCTTCAAATGTCTCCAGAAAGTATGTCTAA